The Cinclus cinclus chromosome 18, bCinCin1.1, whole genome shotgun sequence genome has a segment encoding these proteins:
- the ZNF341 gene encoding zinc finger protein 341 isoform X2 has translation MAQAIFEALEGMDNQTVLAVQSLLDGQGGVTDPSAPNVNSSTVIQPMDDEDVFLCGKCKKQFNSLPAFMTHKREQCQGSAPSLSSVSLATNSVYTPSITSVQQAPSAGRQQISTYITVPPSPLIQTLVQGNILVSDEVLMSAMSAFTSLDQPMPAVQPPVQSSMSMHAGAGYLSQPPPPPPPPPPPPPQPPPPPPSLGAPGQPGSSSGVVEVYSAPAPMAASSTVEIQTLGMQPYPPMEVPSQCVESPVYPSPPVYSPGKQGFKVKSTSAPTPLSSAGGGAVVGFDSPAAAKTRRCKNESKPKSPKLKCTYCDKAFTKNFDLQQHIRSHTGEKPFQCIVCGRAFAQKSNVKKHMQTHKVWPPGLGCTISRNSITVQVMALNPNQPEDEENTGLPQPSRNAVPPPQDLSPLEEREAGKLEAKQVVLIDSSYQCQFCPSKFNTYFQLKSHMTQHKNEQVYKCVVKTCAQTFQKLESFLEHIKSHQEELSYRCHLCSKDFPSLYELGVHQYSHSLLPQHSPKKDMAVYKCVKCVNKYSTPEALEHHLQTATHNFPCPHCQKVFPCERYLRRHIPTHGGGSKFKCQICKKFFRREHYLKLHAHIHSGEKPFKCSVCDAAFNRKDKLKRHMLIHEPFKKYKCPFSSHTGCSKEFNRPDKLKAHILSHSGMKIHTCQYCNKSFSRRAHMVEHQRSHTGNYKYRCPTCSKGFTRHKYMRDHKCRLGSPKDKELQLRKAQKKRVVRGRKAGLALPGALGLPELKDGAAGDGPPEGGPNKEPFQESDAVLSIVVGGSGAADSELVPGQPNSMASSLALAELQTASDGPCAMLAVPVYIQTSE, from the exons ATGGCGCAGGCGATCTTCGAGGCGCTGGAAG GGATGGATAATCAGAcagtgctggctgtgcagtccTTACTGGATGGGCAAGGAGGTGTCACGGATCCGTCTGCTCCCAATGTCAACTCCTCCACCGTCATCCAGCCCATGG ATGATGAAGATGTGTTCCTATGTGGGAAGTGTAAGAAGCAGTTCAACTCCCTGCCTGCCTTCATGACCCACAAGagagagcagtgccagggcagtgccccGTCCCTCTCCTCAGTGTCTCTGGCCACCAACAGCGTGTACACCCCGTCCATCACCTCTGTGCAGCAGGCTCCCAGTGCTGGCCGGCAG caaaTCTCCACGTACATCACGGTTCCCCCATCACCTTTGATTCAGACCCTGGTGCAGGGGAACATCTTGGTCAGTGACGAGGTGCTGATGTCAGCCATGTCTGCTTTCACCTCCTTGGACCAGCCCATGCCAGCAGTGCAGCCCCCGGTGCAG AGCAGCATGAGTATGCACGCTGGGGCTGGCTACCTGTCCCAGcccccgccgccaccgccgccccCACCACCGCCCCCTCCGCAGCCTCCGCCTCCCCCACCCAGCCTGGGGGCTCCGgggcagcctggcagcagcagcggggTGGTGGAGGTGTACAGTGCCCCTGCTCCCATGGCAGCATCCAGCACCGTGGAGATCCAGACCCTGGGCATGCAGCCCTACCCGCCCATGGAG GTACCAAGCCAGTGTGTGGAAAGCCCTGTGTACCCCTCTCCCCCTGTGTACAGCCCTGGGAAGCAGGGGTTCAAGGTCAAGAGCACCAGTGCTCCCACCCCCCTGAGCAGTGCAGGAGGAGGTGCTGTGGTTGGCTTTGattcccctgctgctgccaaaacTCGCCGCTGCAAGAACGAGA GCAAACCCAAGTCCCCCAAGCTGAAATGCACATACTGTGACAAGGCCTTTACCAAGAACTTtgacctgcagcagcacatcaGGAG TCACACAGGTGAGAAGCCCTTCCAGTGCATCGTGTGTGGCCGAGCCTTTGCCCAGAAGTCCAACGTGAAGAAGCACATGCAGACCCATAAAGTGTGgcctccagggctgggctgcaccATCTCCCGCAACTCCATCACTGTGCAGGTCATGGCCCTGAACCCCAACCAGCCTGAGGACGAGGAGAACACAG GTTTGCCCCAGCCCTCCAGGAATGCAGTGCCCCCACCCCAGGACCTGAGCCCCTTGGAGGAGAGGGAGGCAGGCAAGCTGGAGGCCAAGCAGGTTGTCCTGATTGACAGCTCTTACCAGTGCCAGTTCTGCCCCAGCAAGTTCAACACCTACTTCCAGCTCAAATCACACATGACACAGCACAAGAATGAACAG gTGTACAAATGTGTGGTGAAGACCTGCGCCCAGACCTTCCAGAAGCTGGAGTCCTTCCTTGAGCACATCAAGAGCCACCAGGAGGAGCTGAGTTACCGCTGCCATCTCTGCAGCAAGGACTTCCCCTCGCTGTACGAGCTGGGCGTGCACCAGTACTCGCACagcctgctgccccagcacagccccaagAAGGACATGGCCGTGTACAA GTGTGTGAAGTGTGTCAATAAATACTCCACCCCAGAAGCCCTAGAGCACCATCTGCAGACAGCAACGCACAACTTCCCCTGCCCTCACTGCCAGAAG GTGTTCCCCTGCGAGCGGTACCTGCGCCGCCACATCCCCACGCACGGCGGGGGCAGCAAGTTCAAGTGCCAGATCTGCAAGAAGTTCTTCCGGCGGGAGCACTACCTCAAGCTGCATGCCCACATCCACTCGG GTGAGAAGCCCTTCAAGTGCTCGGTGTGTGACGCAGCGTTCAATCGCAAGGACAAGCTCAAGCGCCACATGCTCATCCACGAGCCCttcaagaaatacaaatgtCCCTTCTC TAGCCACACAGGCTGCAGTAAGGAGTTCAACAGGCCTGACAAGCTGAAGGCTCACATTCTGTCCCATTCAG GGATGAAGATCCACACGTGCCAGTACTGTAACAAGTCCTTCAGCCGCCGCGCCCACATGGTGGAGCACCAGCGCTCGCACACCGGCAACTATAAATACCGCTGCCCCACGTGCAGCAAGGGCTTCACCCGCCACAAGTACATGAGGGACCACAAGTGCCGGCTGGGCTCGCCCAAGGacaaggagctgcagctccgCAAGGCCCAGAAGAAGCGGGTGGTGCGGGGGCGCAAGGCCGGGCTGGCGCTGCCCGGCGCGCTGGGGCTGCCCGAGCTCAAGGACGGCGCTGCCGGGGACGGCCCCCCCGAGGGGGGCCCCAACAAAGAGCCCTTCCAGGAGTCGGATGCCGTCCTGTCTATCGTGGTTGGCGGGTCAGGAGCTGCTGACTCAGAGctggtccctgggcagcccaaCAGCATGGCCTCTAGCCTGGCTCTAGCAGAGCTGCAGACAGCCTCGGATGGGCCCTGCGCTATGCTGGCTGTCCCCGTGTACATCCAGACCTCGGAGTGA
- the ZNF341 gene encoding zinc finger protein 341 isoform X1, translating into MAQAIFEALEGMDNQTVLAVQSLLDGQGGVTDPSAPNVNSSTVIQPMDDEDVFLCGKCKKQFNSLPAFMTHKREQCQGSAPSLSSVSLATNSVYTPSITSVQQAPSAGRQQISTYITVPPSPLIQTLVQGNILVSDEVLMSAMSAFTSLDQPMPAVQPPVQSSMSMHAGAGYLSQPPPPPPPPPPPPPQPPPPPPSLGAPGQPGSSSGVVEVYSAPAPMAASSTVEIQTLGMQPYPPMEVPSQCVESPVYPSPPVYSPGKQGFKVKSTSAPTPLSSAGGGAVVGFDSPAAAKTRRCKNESGLQEGKPKSPKLKCTYCDKAFTKNFDLQQHIRSHTGEKPFQCIVCGRAFAQKSNVKKHMQTHKVWPPGLGCTISRNSITVQVMALNPNQPEDEENTGLPQPSRNAVPPPQDLSPLEEREAGKLEAKQVVLIDSSYQCQFCPSKFNTYFQLKSHMTQHKNEQVYKCVVKTCAQTFQKLESFLEHIKSHQEELSYRCHLCSKDFPSLYELGVHQYSHSLLPQHSPKKDMAVYKCVKCVNKYSTPEALEHHLQTATHNFPCPHCQKVFPCERYLRRHIPTHGGGSKFKCQICKKFFRREHYLKLHAHIHSGEKPFKCSVCDAAFNRKDKLKRHMLIHEPFKKYKCPFSSHTGCSKEFNRPDKLKAHILSHSGMKIHTCQYCNKSFSRRAHMVEHQRSHTGNYKYRCPTCSKGFTRHKYMRDHKCRLGSPKDKELQLRKAQKKRVVRGRKAGLALPGALGLPELKDGAAGDGPPEGGPNKEPFQESDAVLSIVVGGSGAADSELVPGQPNSMASSLALAELQTASDGPCAMLAVPVYIQTSE; encoded by the exons ATGGCGCAGGCGATCTTCGAGGCGCTGGAAG GGATGGATAATCAGAcagtgctggctgtgcagtccTTACTGGATGGGCAAGGAGGTGTCACGGATCCGTCTGCTCCCAATGTCAACTCCTCCACCGTCATCCAGCCCATGG ATGATGAAGATGTGTTCCTATGTGGGAAGTGTAAGAAGCAGTTCAACTCCCTGCCTGCCTTCATGACCCACAAGagagagcagtgccagggcagtgccccGTCCCTCTCCTCAGTGTCTCTGGCCACCAACAGCGTGTACACCCCGTCCATCACCTCTGTGCAGCAGGCTCCCAGTGCTGGCCGGCAG caaaTCTCCACGTACATCACGGTTCCCCCATCACCTTTGATTCAGACCCTGGTGCAGGGGAACATCTTGGTCAGTGACGAGGTGCTGATGTCAGCCATGTCTGCTTTCACCTCCTTGGACCAGCCCATGCCAGCAGTGCAGCCCCCGGTGCAG AGCAGCATGAGTATGCACGCTGGGGCTGGCTACCTGTCCCAGcccccgccgccaccgccgccccCACCACCGCCCCCTCCGCAGCCTCCGCCTCCCCCACCCAGCCTGGGGGCTCCGgggcagcctggcagcagcagcggggTGGTGGAGGTGTACAGTGCCCCTGCTCCCATGGCAGCATCCAGCACCGTGGAGATCCAGACCCTGGGCATGCAGCCCTACCCGCCCATGGAG GTACCAAGCCAGTGTGTGGAAAGCCCTGTGTACCCCTCTCCCCCTGTGTACAGCCCTGGGAAGCAGGGGTTCAAGGTCAAGAGCACCAGTGCTCCCACCCCCCTGAGCAGTGCAGGAGGAGGTGCTGTGGTTGGCTTTGattcccctgctgctgccaaaacTCGCCGCTGCAAGAACGAGAGTGGGTTGCAGGAAG GCAAACCCAAGTCCCCCAAGCTGAAATGCACATACTGTGACAAGGCCTTTACCAAGAACTTtgacctgcagcagcacatcaGGAG TCACACAGGTGAGAAGCCCTTCCAGTGCATCGTGTGTGGCCGAGCCTTTGCCCAGAAGTCCAACGTGAAGAAGCACATGCAGACCCATAAAGTGTGgcctccagggctgggctgcaccATCTCCCGCAACTCCATCACTGTGCAGGTCATGGCCCTGAACCCCAACCAGCCTGAGGACGAGGAGAACACAG GTTTGCCCCAGCCCTCCAGGAATGCAGTGCCCCCACCCCAGGACCTGAGCCCCTTGGAGGAGAGGGAGGCAGGCAAGCTGGAGGCCAAGCAGGTTGTCCTGATTGACAGCTCTTACCAGTGCCAGTTCTGCCCCAGCAAGTTCAACACCTACTTCCAGCTCAAATCACACATGACACAGCACAAGAATGAACAG gTGTACAAATGTGTGGTGAAGACCTGCGCCCAGACCTTCCAGAAGCTGGAGTCCTTCCTTGAGCACATCAAGAGCCACCAGGAGGAGCTGAGTTACCGCTGCCATCTCTGCAGCAAGGACTTCCCCTCGCTGTACGAGCTGGGCGTGCACCAGTACTCGCACagcctgctgccccagcacagccccaagAAGGACATGGCCGTGTACAA GTGTGTGAAGTGTGTCAATAAATACTCCACCCCAGAAGCCCTAGAGCACCATCTGCAGACAGCAACGCACAACTTCCCCTGCCCTCACTGCCAGAAG GTGTTCCCCTGCGAGCGGTACCTGCGCCGCCACATCCCCACGCACGGCGGGGGCAGCAAGTTCAAGTGCCAGATCTGCAAGAAGTTCTTCCGGCGGGAGCACTACCTCAAGCTGCATGCCCACATCCACTCGG GTGAGAAGCCCTTCAAGTGCTCGGTGTGTGACGCAGCGTTCAATCGCAAGGACAAGCTCAAGCGCCACATGCTCATCCACGAGCCCttcaagaaatacaaatgtCCCTTCTC TAGCCACACAGGCTGCAGTAAGGAGTTCAACAGGCCTGACAAGCTGAAGGCTCACATTCTGTCCCATTCAG GGATGAAGATCCACACGTGCCAGTACTGTAACAAGTCCTTCAGCCGCCGCGCCCACATGGTGGAGCACCAGCGCTCGCACACCGGCAACTATAAATACCGCTGCCCCACGTGCAGCAAGGGCTTCACCCGCCACAAGTACATGAGGGACCACAAGTGCCGGCTGGGCTCGCCCAAGGacaaggagctgcagctccgCAAGGCCCAGAAGAAGCGGGTGGTGCGGGGGCGCAAGGCCGGGCTGGCGCTGCCCGGCGCGCTGGGGCTGCCCGAGCTCAAGGACGGCGCTGCCGGGGACGGCCCCCCCGAGGGGGGCCCCAACAAAGAGCCCTTCCAGGAGTCGGATGCCGTCCTGTCTATCGTGGTTGGCGGGTCAGGAGCTGCTGACTCAGAGctggtccctgggcagcccaaCAGCATGGCCTCTAGCCTGGCTCTAGCAGAGCTGCAGACAGCCTCGGATGGGCCCTGCGCTATGCTGGCTGTCCCCGTGTACATCCAGACCTCGGAGTGA
- the PXMP4 gene encoding peroxisomal membrane protein 4 isoform X2: MAGGAMASGGDSFRVLLRAANALLQQRRYHAALAVIKGFRNGAVYGAKIRAPHALVMTFLFKSGSLREKLKSIAQATYAHSRNLAYFVFTYKGLLAAQSRLQGKKIPFHSFLAACIGGWLVFGDNNPINSQIIMYLLSRILFGLSRLAVQKGYIPQPKQDPFPLVAALVWGTVLWLFEYHRETLQPSLQSSMTYLYEDSEVWHDLSDFLVYNKRTDSK, from the exons ATGGCCGGCGGGGCCATGGCGAGCGGCGGGGATTCATTTCGTGTTCTGCTCCGCGCCGCTAACGCCCTCCTGCAGCAGCGCCGCTACCACGCCGCGCTCGCCGTCATCAAGGGCTTCCGAAACGGCGCCGT TTATGGAGCCAAAATCCGTGCCCCACACGCCCTGGTGATGACTTTCCTGTTTAAGAGTGGAAG TTTAAGGGAGAAGCTGAAATCCATTGCCCAGGCTACATACGCTCATTCCCGGAACCTGGCCTATTTTGTGTTCACCTACAAGGGACTCCTGGCAGCACAGTCCCggctgcaggggaaaaaaatcccatttcatTCTTTCCTTGCAGCCTGCATTGGGGGCTGGCTGGTGTTTGGTGACAACAATCCCATCAACAGCCAG ATCATCATGTACCTGCTGTCCCGGATCCTGTTTGGTTTGTCTCGGCTGGCTGTGCAAAAGGGCTACATCCCACAGCCCAAGCAGGATCCCTTCCCTCTCGTGGCTGCCCTGGTGTGGGGGACAGTCTTGTGGCTCTTTGAATACCACAGGGAGACTCTGCAGCCCTCCCTGCAGTCCTCCATGACCTACCTGTATGAGGACAGTGAAGTGTGGCACGACCTGTCTGACTTCCTCGTTTACAACAAAAGGACAGACAGCAA
- the PXMP4 gene encoding peroxisomal membrane protein 4 isoform X1, with translation MAGGAMASGGDSFRVLLRAANALLQQRRYHAALAVIKGFRNGAVYGAKIRAPHALVMTFLFKSGSLREKLKSIAQATYAHSRNLAYFVFTYKGLLAAQSRLQGKKIPFHSFLAACIGGWLVFGDNNPINSQIIMYLLSRILFGLSRLAVQKGYIPQPKQDPFPLVAALVWGTVLWLFEYHRETLQPSLQSSMTYLYEDSEVWHDLSDFLVYNKRTDSKVSYSEPWFCSR, from the exons ATGGCCGGCGGGGCCATGGCGAGCGGCGGGGATTCATTTCGTGTTCTGCTCCGCGCCGCTAACGCCCTCCTGCAGCAGCGCCGCTACCACGCCGCGCTCGCCGTCATCAAGGGCTTCCGAAACGGCGCCGT TTATGGAGCCAAAATCCGTGCCCCACACGCCCTGGTGATGACTTTCCTGTTTAAGAGTGGAAG TTTAAGGGAGAAGCTGAAATCCATTGCCCAGGCTACATACGCTCATTCCCGGAACCTGGCCTATTTTGTGTTCACCTACAAGGGACTCCTGGCAGCACAGTCCCggctgcaggggaaaaaaatcccatttcatTCTTTCCTTGCAGCCTGCATTGGGGGCTGGCTGGTGTTTGGTGACAACAATCCCATCAACAGCCAG ATCATCATGTACCTGCTGTCCCGGATCCTGTTTGGTTTGTCTCGGCTGGCTGTGCAAAAGGGCTACATCCCACAGCCCAAGCAGGATCCCTTCCCTCTCGTGGCTGCCCTGGTGTGGGGGACAGTCTTGTGGCTCTTTGAATACCACAGGGAGACTCTGCAGCCCTCCCTGCAGTCCTCCATGACCTACCTGTATGAGGACAGTGAAGTGTGGCACGACCTGTCTGACTTCCTCGTTTACAACAAAAGGACAGACAGCAA